DNA sequence from the Chitinivibrionales bacterium genome:
TGTATTCGTTGATGGGTGTCCCCGCGTTCGCGACGGGCTCGCTGAACACCACGCGGAGCGTGTCCGCCTGCGGCATGGGAACAAAGCAGACGCTCTTGACCACGGGTTCCGCTCCGTCAATGATGTTGGCGATGTAAAAGGCGCGCTTGTCCGTGGTCATTTCAACGTTGGTGAGGGTGAGGTCGGGCGGTTTTATCCAGCCCGTTTCCAGCGTCGGGCCAGTGTTCTCGACAAGAATGATATGCAGGGTATGGTTGGCGCCGGAAACGAGCCCGGCGGGCTGCAGTATCACGGTCTTGCCGCCGTCGTAGCTCACGATGCTCGCCGACGACAGAAACTGCTGGACGGTCGGCAGCGCGCTTGTCAAGGTCACCGAATCGGGGTACACGATGTCGATCCGGTCGAGATGGCCGTCTGCATTGGTATCGAGCAGGATCGCGGTCACCGGTATCGCCGTGTTGGCACCGGTGGCCGAGACCGGCGCGGTTCCCGGCGAAAGCCCGGACTCGCTCGCCGTGAGCACGGTGCCGCCGTAAGAGAGCTCCGAAACCGTTGCCGTCCATTGCGCGCCGGACTTTGGCGCGGCGGCGGCAATGAGAGGGTCCCGGATGCTCCATGACGCGTTTGTGGCGAAACGCACGAAGTTGCCGTACTGGTCGCGGACAACGGCGTAAACCGTGGCCGGGGTGTTTCGGTCAACCGAAATTACCGGAATCGGCCTGTCGTTCGTCGTGTTGCGGGCGAGCGAATCGGCTTCTATCACAATGTGCGTTCCCGGACCCGGGCTGATATACACGGCCAGAGATTTTGAAATGATTTTTGACGGGTTCGCCGGGTCCTTGAAAGTAGCGGTGATCGTGACCGTGCCGAACGCCTTGGTGACCGTGAATGCGGTCGAATCGCCGGCGGTGGTGGTGCTGAGAATGGGATTGCCGAGATTGTCGGTGACGGTCCAGGTCACGAGGCTGTCGTTGGTGGGCTGCCAAACCTGAAGGCTGTCAAAGACATGGGCGTACACGGGAAAACCTTGGCCCGCAACCGCAGTGTCAATTGAACCGAGCGGCGGGTTGCCGGGAGTGTTGGGTGCTCCGGGCTTACCGTACAGCTGCAGATAACCGGGCGGCGTAAAAAGGTTGGTGGTGATCTTGATGTCCGATGCCACGACATGACGCTCGGCGTAATACAGGTCAAACGAATATTTTTTTCCCACCTGCATGCCGGTGAGATTGTCAAGATTCACCGATGCCGCCGATGCGCTGTGGATGCCGCCCAGGTCTATCACTTTCTGACCGTTGATGAACACCCATACGTCGTCGTCGCCCTCGAACTGGAACACGAGGCCCGGCTGGTAGGTGAACGTCCAGTGCAGCTCCATGGTGAAACTGAAATTGTGTGGCGGGTTCTGGCCTCCCGGGTCGTCGGCGCCGAAACCTTGTCCGTCAAGCACGAAAAAACTCTGGTTTGAATACTGGTAGATCCCGTTTTGCTGATGGGTGAACGTGAGCGACTCCGGAAAAACGATGTTTTTATACGCCGTGTCGTAGGCGACGGTGTTGACGCCCGTGAGTGAGCCGTCCTGGGCATAGGTGGGAATGGTGAAATCGCCCGGCTGCCACGGCCTGAACCATTTGGCAACGTAATAGCTGAAATAACAGGCGCTGCCGGCAACTGGTTTTCCCGAAGCATCGAGCGTGTTTTGAACCTCGTTAGGTACCACGCCGGTGCCCACGGCATTGATGCCGTAACCGGATTTTAATCCGGGCTCGAAATCCGGGTTGCTCCCGTCCCCATGAAAATCATAGAACGTTACTGGAATGGTGATGGTCGGAGGATAATCCTGCGGTTGTGCCTGAAACGTAACAACAATAATTATTGATAAAAAGAAGATGCTGCGACGGAGGGGGGTGTTTTCCATCATGGAATACCTTCTTTTCAAACGTGTTGATTATAAGTGGTAACTACATGATCAACCAGCTTGAATAAATGTTACGCCTGCAGATTGACCAGTCCTATCCAATAATATAAACAATTTTTTTGACATTTGTTATTAAAGTGGGGGGATTGGAAGCTGTTAAAAAAATCTTAGCGGAATTTTTCTTTGGTATAAAGCATATTTCCTGAACGCATACGAGGCCTTCGCAAGCAGGCTGGATAGACAGAGGGACGATACTGTGTAACAATATGAGGGATCAAAATAGCAATTGATGTGGCAACCTTCACAGAATAAATAACGGCCCTGAAATTTTATCGCTTCAAGCCTCTGAGGGCTGTTAAGTACTTTATCGAGTGAGTCCTGCACCGGGACGAATTCAGTTGCGTGGTGATAGCAGGGAAGCGCGAGCCGGTTTTCCGGTGTTATCACGATTGCGGCGGATGCGGCGCGGCAGTAATTGCGTCCCGGTTTGTTCCCGCCCATGAAACGAAGTTTGAGATGCGCCCGGTTAAGGTAAACGCCGGGTTTGCCGGCCCATGCGAGCGCGGCCCCATGCGTTGCACGGCTCGCCATGTCTTTTCCGTCAATTGAAAACACCGGATCGAGGATGACCATGAGCTTGTTTTTCCTGGCAAGCGCATAGACACCGGAAAAGGAATTGATGTTTTCATTCGTATAGGTAAAGAGAATGTCGGGCGCAAGGTTGTTCGACAAGGCAAGGGGGATGCTCTCAAGGACCTTGTTGTAAGATTCCGAGCCGCGCAGTTTGTCGTGGAGCGCCTCATTGTCCGCGTCAAGGCTGAAATGGAGCAGGTCGACGAGTCCGTTGAGCTCGCTTGCCCTTTCCGGGAAACAGATGCAGTTGGTCGTTACCGAGGTGATGAAACCAATGCGTTTTGCCTCCCTGAGAAACACGGGCAGATCGGAATGCAGCAGCGGCTCTCCTCCTGTAAAGTCAACAAAGGAGCATCCTGCCTGCCGTGCCGCGGCAAGGTTGGCCGCAACATCGCCGCGGACCGCATCAACCTTCGGCTTGTCTTTCCAGATCGAGCAGAAAGCGCAGGCGGCGTTGCACCGGTTGGTGATGAAATAGTGGAGCAGCAGCGGCTTCAAAGTTTTCTCCCTTTCCATTCCGCCTTCGGCGTGATGAAAAAAGAAAAAAGAAGAACCACGGTTTCAAACAACATGACCGGATAATAAACTGGAAACAAGAACGCCGATTCAAGGGAGTTCATTTTCTTGAAGGCGGATTGCAGATAGAACATGGTCAGCAGAAAATTTGCAATACACACTATCGAACTTGAAAAAGGAAGCAGTCCGAATAAAGCGGTAAGAAAGGCGAAGTTTTGCACGGTCAGCAGCAGTCCTGCCGGTAAAAGCGCCGAGGTAAATGAAAACCCGCCGCGCGCCCACCTGATCATTTGAAAATAAAATTGTCCAAACGTTGCGCAGGGGAGGGTGGATGCCTTTGCCGAAAACGGGACTGCCGACTCGACCGAATACCCATGCCGTTTGAACGCCCTGTACAAATCGCGGTCTTCAACGATGCTGTACCCGATTTTTGCCTGGCCGCCGAGCGCAACGTACGCTTTTTTTCTGATAAGTAAATTATTCCCCATGCATGAGCCGGCAATGCCGGCCTTGTGGAACGAGTAAGCGGCCGCAAAGAGAAATGCGAGCTGGAACCGCTGGGCCCAGGCAAACGGCCCCCTGCCCGTTACCGTCGTGTGACCGAAGATAAAATCCGCGCCCGGGATCGCCTGGGCGGCCCAGGAGGCGAGCCAGTCCTTGTCGAACGACATGTCGGCGTCGCTGAAAACGCACCACTCGAAACGCGCCTCGTTTACTCCTTTGTCAAGGGCCTGCTGTTTGCTGGTGAGGTGCAGGCTTTTGTCAAATACCGAATCGATGATCCTGAGCCGGGCGGGAAAATCGCCTTGAAAGGCCGCTGCGGCGTCACGGTAATTGTCGGAGGAGCCGTCATTGACAAGCAGTACTTCCCACTGGCCGGAATATTCCTGACCGGCCAAAGAAGCAAGGAGCGAGGGGAGATGGCGCGCCTCGTTGCGAAAGGGAATGATGATGGAGACCCCTGCCGGACCGTTCATGCCGCTTGACGGCGCGTTGCTGCTCTTCATGAGACTTGCCAGGAGCACGGCAACAAAAACGGTGTAGCATGCAAGGAGAGTCGTTATTACCGTAAAAATCATTGGAACGCTGTCCGAAAATAAAGGAATGGTGATGCTACCGTATTTATGGTATAATAAATATAAGTGCGGACGCCCGGTTTCGGGCGCCTAAAATACGGGCAGAGAGCGTAATTAGCCATGATAAAAGGCATTGGCGTTGACATTGTCGAGATCGGCAGAATAGAAAAAATGATCAGCGCCTACGGCGGCCAGTTTTTGCGAAAGGTGTTTACCAAGGTGGAAATAGAATATTGCGGCAAATTAGCAAAGCCGTCGATACATTTCGCGGGACGATGGGCAGTCAAGGAGGCTTTTTACAAGGCCCTGCCGAGAGAATGCCAGAAAGTGTCAAGCTGGAAAAGCATAGAAGTCCCTGCGGAGGGCGAAAAAGTGCCGATGATTTCCGTGTGCGATCCGGCGCTTGCAAAAGCCATGAGAAAAAACGGCGTCAGGAAAAGTCATGTGACCATAAGTCACGAAAAAACCATGTGCGTTGCAATGGTAATTCTGGAAGGCGGCAGGTAAAAAAATAATTGCGGACAACGAGAAAAATGCTTTTCCGAGGGAGATTCATGGTGCTGAAAAGATGTTGACACTTTAGTACATTTAGGGTATTTTTTAAACATAGATGCTCAGGAGGACGTATGCAAGGTCTTGTTCCAGAAATAGTTAAGCGCTTTCTTATCCTGTGGTTTCCTTTTTTCATGATCGCCACCGCGTTCGGCCAGGAACCGGAAAATAAGGAAGTGACTCCTCCTGAAGAGCCGCCTGCTCCGCCTGCGGCTGCTGCCGCGGCGCCGGTCAATCCGGTGCAGAATGCCGTGCTTGAAGGTATCCAGATTTCAAGCGAACCGGGAAAAGAAGCGGGCGAGAACGTCGTCACCTGCTACTTCATCTTCAGGGACAAACCTTCAAGCTACTTCTATGAAAAAAAACCCAAGATCAATAAATTGGTGTTTGAATTCAACGACACGCAGAAAGGCACGTCACCCATACCCTCCACCAAGCAGCCGCCCATTGACGGGTTCGAAATAGAGCAGAAAAAAATAGACATCAACAAAGAGGTAAAGGGGCTAAATCCAGAATACCATGACATGATAAGCGTCACCTTCAACCTCACCGCGATGCCGATCATAAGCGTCACCGATGAGTATAACGTTATTTCTTTTACCTTCAAGTGGAATCCTAACAATGTGAAGAAGTACATATCCACGGAAGAAAAACCGAACGGCGCCGTGATCGGAACGTCGATTGGCGGCGGCGTTCTTCTTCTGGGAGTCGTGGGCTATTTTTTATGGAAGCGTTTCAATCCGCCGCCACAGCAAGGTGAGGAAATTCTCGACACCACCGACCTGCCTTCACACAAATTATAAAAAATTATTTTTATTGGATAGAAGGGACGTTCAAACGAACGTCCTTTTTTTTTATTGGAACATTATTAACGGAAAGTATTTTAAAATCACGCCGACCCGAAGGGTGAGGGATTTAATCCGCTGCGCGAAGCAAGCGTATCTGCCATCACACGGAACATCAATTATGAATTCACAGGAAATAGAAGCCATTGCCGCGAAAGTGCCGCTGTTCAGCTGCCTGTCGAGCATGGACCGGTCGGCCCTGTGCAGGATCATGGTCCGCAAGCAATTCGCAAAGGGCCAGACCATTGTCCACGAGGACGACGACGAGGGCCAGACCTTTTTCGTCATCGTTTCGGGACGCGTGCACGTGGCGGTGATCACGGCCGAGGGCAAAAGCGCCATTCTCGCCACGCTCAAGCCGGGCGATTTCTTCGGCGAAATGGCGATCCTCGACGGCGAGCCGCGCAGCGCATCGGTGATCGCGTCGGAAGACTGCACGCTGCTCATGCTGTACCGGAACATGTTCCTCGACATTCTGCAGCGGTACCCGAAAATCACCATACGGATGCTCATCGAGATGTCGCGCCGCATCAGGCGCGCCAACCGGCACATCAACACGCTGTCGCTCATGAGCGTGTACGGCCGCGTTGCCGACGTGCTGCTCCAGCTCGCCCGGGACCAGGGGCAGCGGGTGAACCAGATGATCGTCATCCCCGGCAGGCCCACCCACCAGGTGATCGCGGACATGGCGGGCACGAGCCGCGAGACCGTGTCGCGCATCCTTTCGCAGCTGCAGAAAAAACGCTATATCGTCATTGACGGAAAGAAGCTGGTGATCCTGAATGAAAAAAAGCTATACGATTAACATACCCGTCGGCCTGTTCTGGAAGGTGATCGTTCCCTCCGCCGTGATCCTGTGCATCGCGGGAGGGGCGGTCGGCATTTTCATCGTTGACAAACTGGTGATGCCGGGCATCGTCCACAACGACCGCCAGATCGTCACGGTGCCCGACCTTGCGAACAAGGAATGGGAAAAGGCCCGCCAGCAGCTGTTCGACGTGGGCCTGCGGCTCCAGATCGGATCGCGGCAGTACGACGAGAAGATCAAGCGCGATAACGTGATAAGCCAGCAGCCCGCGGCCGGCGAAAAGGTGAAAAAGGGCCGTCTCGTGGTCGCGGTGGTGAGCAAGGGGTCCGAGGTGGGCGCGGTGCCCGATGTGCGGAAGCTTCCCGAACGCAAGGCGGTGCTGGAGCTGCGCAAGGAGGGGTTCATCATCGGCAAGAAGAAACGGGATTTTTCCGATTCGCTCGAAAAAGACATGGTAATACAGGTGTCCCCGGCGCCGGGCTCGT
Encoded proteins:
- a CDS encoding PASTA domain-containing protein, producing the protein MKKSYTINIPVGLFWKVIVPSAVILCIAGGAVGIFIVDKLVMPGIVHNDRQIVTVPDLANKEWEKARQQLFDVGLRLQIGSRQYDEKIKRDNVISQQPAAGEKVKKGRLVVAVVSKGSEVGAVPDVRKLPERKAVLELRKEGFIIGKKKRDFSDSLEKDMVIQVSPAPGSLVSKEMPVDLVISDGVKPTHADVPNLIGESLLDAKKKIEDSGLELGKIDYKNNTTLSPGTVVSQSVPPGSSVALKSAINVVVSVTN
- a CDS encoding glycosyltransferase, which produces MIFTVITTLLACYTVFVAVLLASLMKSSNAPSSGMNGPAGVSIIIPFRNEARHLPSLLASLAGQEYSGQWEVLLVNDGSSDNYRDAAAAFQGDFPARLRIIDSVFDKSLHLTSKQQALDKGVNEARFEWCVFSDADMSFDKDWLASWAAQAIPGADFIFGHTTVTGRGPFAWAQRFQLAFLFAAAYSFHKAGIAGSCMGNNLLIRKKAYVALGGQAKIGYSIVEDRDLYRAFKRHGYSVESAVPFSAKASTLPCATFGQFYFQMIRWARGGFSFTSALLPAGLLLTVQNFAFLTALFGLLPFSSSIVCIANFLLTMFYLQSAFKKMNSLESAFLFPVYYPVMLFETVVLLFSFFITPKAEWKGRKL
- a CDS encoding Crp/Fnr family transcriptional regulator, translating into MNSQEIEAIAAKVPLFSCLSSMDRSALCRIMVRKQFAKGQTIVHEDDDEGQTFFVIVSGRVHVAVITAEGKSAILATLKPGDFFGEMAILDGEPRSASVIASEDCTLLMLYRNMFLDILQRYPKITIRMLIEMSRRIRRANRHINTLSLMSVYGRVADVLLQLARDQGQRVNQMIVIPGRPTHQVIADMAGTSRETVSRILSQLQKKRYIVIDGKKLVILNEKKLYD
- the acpS gene encoding holo-ACP synthase, which produces MIKGIGVDIVEIGRIEKMISAYGGQFLRKVFTKVEIEYCGKLAKPSIHFAGRWAVKEAFYKALPRECQKVSSWKSIEVPAEGEKVPMISVCDPALAKAMRKNGVRKSHVTISHEKTMCVAMVILEGGR
- a CDS encoding fibro-slime domain-containing protein; this translates as MMENTPLRRSIFFLSIIIVVTFQAQPQDYPPTITIPVTFYDFHGDGSNPDFEPGLKSGYGINAVGTGVVPNEVQNTLDASGKPVAGSACYFSYYVAKWFRPWQPGDFTIPTYAQDGSLTGVNTVAYDTAYKNIVFPESLTFTHQQNGIYQYSNQSFFVLDGQGFGADDPGGQNPPHNFSFTMELHWTFTYQPGLVFQFEGDDDVWVFINGQKVIDLGGIHSASAASVNLDNLTGMQVGKKYSFDLYYAERHVVASDIKITTNLFTPPGYLQLYGKPGAPNTPGNPPLGSIDTAVAGQGFPVYAHVFDSLQVWQPTNDSLVTWTVTDNLGNPILSTTTAGDSTAFTVTKAFGTVTITATFKDPANPSKIISKSLAVYISPGPGTHIVIEADSLARNTTNDRPIPVISVDRNTPATVYAVVRDQYGNFVRFATNASWSIRDPLIAAAAPKSGAQWTATVSELSYGGTVLTASESGLSPGTAPVSATGANTAIPVTAILLDTNADGHLDRIDIVYPDSVTLTSALPTVQQFLSSASIVSYDGGKTVILQPAGLVSGANHTLHIILVENTGPTLETGWIKPPDLTLTNVEMTTDKRAFYIANIIDGAEPVVKSVCFVPMPQADTLRVVFSEPVANAGTPINEYTVVTVVKNDGSLVAINSSTVTVTTSEDKMLYAFSQPGTLTNQDSVKSGSRAFPLGLCGDVSIVVSSRAAGNPFVPGATLIPPLQRPGPNDPSTGTRIEVTLLRAVAQDLPSGKVRGTVTIFDVVGNTVVDKEAMNPDMTNVKLYWIWDGRTRRGSWAAPGTYLARILIEDFVRDRKQSIRINIGIRK
- a CDS encoding radical SAM protein, with translation MEREKTLKPLLLHYFITNRCNAACAFCSIWKDKPKVDAVRGDVAANLAAARQAGCSFVDFTGGEPLLHSDLPVFLREAKRIGFITSVTTNCICFPERASELNGLVDLLHFSLDADNEALHDKLRGSESYNKVLESIPLALSNNLAPDILFTYTNENINSFSGVYALARKNKLMVILDPVFSIDGKDMASRATHGAALAWAGKPGVYLNRAHLKLRFMGGNKPGRNYCRAASAAIVITPENRLALPCYHHATEFVPVQDSLDKVLNSPQRLEAIKFQGRYLFCEGCHINCYFDPSYCYTVSSLCLSSLLAKASYAFRKYALYQRKIPLRFF